The stretch of DNA GCTCCAGCTTACCCCCAAGGCGGCGCTTCCAGCGCTCCAGCTGCCACATGCCCCATAGGTCCCAGAGCAGCAGCCCATTCACCGTGCCCGCCACGGCCGGGTTTTGGCGCAATGAAAACCAGCCCGCAATGCGCGCCAGCCAGCCTAGCAGCTGTGAGGCCGTAACGCCCTCTGCTACCTGCAGCGTGCGGTGAAGGCGGCGCAGGCCGGCATCTTGCCAGTCACGTTGCTCAAAGAGCGCCAGCTGATCGTGCGCCGCCCGCAGCGCATCACGCATGGCCGTGGCCTGCTGATAATACGCTGCCCGCTGCTCCTTAAACCTGGAATTCAGGAAAGTAGTCAGCAGTAAGCCACCGAACAGGTACCAGGGGCCATAGTCGTTCAGCAAAGCCACCAGGCCACCTACCGTGAGCAGAGGCAGCACTACCAGCAGCGGCAGCAGCCAGCTCTTGCCCGCAAAAAAGTCCGGCAGCTGCAGCCAGGCCGCAAACTGGCGCGGGTCTGACTCCTGGCGGGCGTAGTGCCAGGCGCGGGCCTGCCACTCCTGCTGCCAGGCCACGTCGGGGGCCAGCTCGGCGGTGGCCTGTTGCCGCTCCCGCACCGCCGCGGCCGGGCTGGGGGCCAGCAGCCACCCGGCCAGCCAATCCTGCCCTAGCCGGGAGGTACTGCGGTTGAGTAGCTGGAACAAGGAATGGCTGCCAAACACATCGAGGTCGGCGGCGTAGGGGTGTTGGGTGTCAAGGTAGCGCAGGCCGGGGTCAAAGCTCGTGAGCTTGCCCCCCAGGCGTAGTTGCTCGTCGCGGTTGAGCTGGGCCAGCAGGCGATGATGCTCCCGCTGGTAGCCCACGGTAGTATGCCAGCGCACTAGGCCCAGAAACACGAGGTAGGCCGCAAACAGCAGTCCGAAGCCCGCCATCACTTGCCCATTGCTGAACAGTAGCCATGCTCCTACTGCCGCGCCCCCAAATACCAGCAGCCGCACCAAGGCCACTAGGCGGTGCCGGCCCGCGAAGTAGGCTTCACGCTCAGTGTAATGGGCCAGGTTTTCCTGGAAAAGCTCAGCGGGCGAAACAGATAGGGTACGAGTGGCAGGGGAAACAGGCACGGCAGCAGATTCAATGAAACCACGAAGGTACGCAAGGTGGCCTAGGCCAGGCTAGCTTAAACTGCACCGTGCCTGAGCCTGTTACTCACTCTGCCAAGTGAAGCCAAGGCCTTTCGCCCCGTCAGTGGCCCTATAATAGCCACATACTCCCTGACATGCTTTCTACTCAATAGAGTAAATCAGCTTATTACCGCAATGCACTTCAGCTCAATGGCAATGGGTGTGGGCAGGCAGTTGACTTCCACAGTGGTGCGGCAGGGCTGGTTGCTTTGGAAATACTGGGCATAGAGGCGGTTATAGGTCGGGAAGTCGTTGCGCATGTTGGTGAGGTACACGGTTACGTCCACGAGGTCTTCCCAACGGGCCCCGGCTTCTTCCAGAATGTAGCGCACGTTCTGAAACACGGCGTGGCACTGGCGCTCAAAATCGTAGGCCACTATGCGGCCGGCGGTGTCCAGCTCCACGCCGGGCACCTGTTTCTCGCCGCGCTGGCGTGGGCCCACGCCAGATAGGAATAGCAGATTACCGGCGCGCCGGGCGTGCGGATAGAGGCCTACCGGCTCGGGGGCGCGGCTGGAGTTGTGGGCCGAGGAAGTTGCGTCAGATGCCATACCGCCAAATCTACCGAAATGCGGCGCTTTTTGCATGGCCAACGAACCTGAACCGGGGCTGGTGCGGTTGTTGACGTACGCCCAACCCGGTATTTTAGCTCCTTCTTCTCTTCTATCTTTCTCATGACGCCCACTTTCCGCCGTGTTACGCTTGCGCTGGCTCTGAGCGCCGTGGCCTCCGCATCTGCCTTCGCCCAGCAAAAACTTAAATACCCCAAGCAGCCCGCCGCCGAGATTTATGACGCCGTGGAGAAGCCCGCCGTGCCTCTGGGTGGCCTGGACGCCTACGCCCAGTACCTTGCCGACAAGCAGCAATACCCCACCGCGGCGCTCCAGGCCGGCACGCAGGGCACCGTAAATGTGACCTTTGTAATTGAGAAAACCGGCTCTATTTCCAACGTGACCGTGGCCCAGCCCGTAGCGCCGGAGCTGGATGCCGAGGCCATCCGCCTGATTAAGGCTGGCCCGCGCTGGACGCCCGCTCAGCACCGGGGCGGTGTAGTGCGCCAGCGCGTTTCTATTCCTATTACGTTCCAGATTCCGGCCAGCGCGGAGGGCGGAACGGCCGGAGCTGCCCCAGCGGCCGGGGCTGGCCCCACCACCCAGGTTGTAACGCCCGATAAACCCGCCAGGCCAGTAGGCGGCACCGATGCGTTTTTTGAGTGGATCCAGCAAAACCAGAAGTACCCTGCCCTAGCACGCCAGCGTAAGGTAGAAGGCCGCGTGATGATGGAGTTTATAGTACAGAAAGATGGCTCTCTTGCTGAAATAAAGCCCATTAAGCGCATGGGCTCCGGCCTCGATGAAGAAGCCATTCGCCTCATCAAAGCGGCCCCCAAATGGGAGCCCGCTACGTATAAGGGCCAGCCTATGAAGCAAAAAATGGTTTTGCCTGTTGTATTCCAGCTATAGCCTACCCTTGGGCACTTAAAACTTGCGTGTAGTGCAACGCAGGCAGGTTTTAGGAACTCTTTTAAAATATATCCTTTCGTTACTCGTCTGCCAGTATACTACTGTACTACCGGCTGATGAGTTAGTGGCCCGCCGGTTCCTCCGCTCCTGCCATTCTTTCTGCCCCTTCCGATGCTGTCGCCCCTGCCTCTTATTTCGGCCCCGCCCGTCGCCTTTGGCCATCCGCTGCCGCTGCCCGATAGTTATTCTATCTGGCCCTACCAGGCACGTTTCCGACAGGCAGCGCAGGTGGTAGCTACTGGCATTTTTGAGGCGCTGGATGACGACCTGGACCCCTACGTGCTGCTGCTGGCCATTCCAGCCGATCCGCATGAGGAAACTACCACGGTGTGCCTGGAGCCGGAAGACTGTGGCTTTGATGCCGCAGCTTTTACGGGAGCCATTGCCCGGGGCCAGTATTTGCAGCTCACTTCTGAATGGGCCCCCTCCGACCCAGAGGTGATGCCCGAGCCGGTAATTCAGCGCCGCCAGCACGCCATGGGGCTGCGCCGCTCTGTGCAGGAAGTTCTCGAGGAGCTAGATAACCAGGGCAAACGCGTCTCGTTTGCGGGCTTCCCTATTCAGATAGACCGCCACTTCGTGATTCCGGTGCTGCAGCTCAACCGCAAGGTGATGAACAGCTACCCCACGTTGCAGCCTAACCGTTTTTATACCGATGGCCGGGTTCTGCCGCACTCTTTGCTGAAGGCCGCCATTGTGCGTTTTAATGAGGAGTGCCTGAAGTCCCTGACGGAGCCGGAACCGGGCTCGGGCCTGCTGGTACGCCCCCGTGATACCGATGAGCTGATACGGGCCGCGGGCCAGCTGTTCATGGATACTCCCGCCCAGGATATCGGCATGAACCCTTCCATGGCCAAGCTGTTTGCCACCTGCAACACTATCTCGTCGTTGCGCTATGAGGGGGCTGAAGGGGTAGGAAAGATGATGCTGGCCCGGCGCGGCCACCCTAATCTCACGGAGATATTTGCCCTCACCTGCCCTACTCCGCTCACCGACTACCGGGCGGTGCGCAAGCTTCTCGAAATGACGACCGAGGACGTAAGCCTGCTGGCCGACGCCGAGAACGTGTATGCGCTGGGCCGCCAGGTAGGCCACTACGATACCACCCGCGAAGACCTGTTCGTCATCAACTTCGTGAACCACTACGCCTGGGAGTTTCAGCATGATGGGCATGTGCTGATGCGGGCCCACTACGGCTTGCCCAGTTTGCCGCGTACCCACCTCAACCGCAACAAATTCCGGCGTGACCTTAAGCGGACCTTCCAGCTCACCGACCTGGATAAGGTGGAGCGCCTTTGGGATGTGGTGCAGGAAGCCAGCCGCCAAAAGCACGGCACGCTGCTGGTTATTACCACGGAAGCACTAGCCGAGGCCGACCGCCTTAAGCTACAATGCACGCTCATTGAGCCAGTTCCCCTCACCCCGCTCATCACGAGCCTGGTAACAGCCATTGATGGCGCCGTCTTGCTCGACCCCGATGCATATTGCTATTCTATTGGCGTAATCCTGGATGGCAAAGCCTCCGGCCACGGCAACAGCACCCGCGGCGCCCGTTTCAACTCCGCGGTCCGTTACGTAGACAGCTCTCCTTACCCGTGCATTGCCATTGTGGTAAGTGAAGACGGCCTAGTAGATGTGGTTACCAAAGAAAGCCTGCGCGAGGAGTAAATGAGGTGATGTAAAAAGGGAAGAGGTGAGAAGTAAGTTGCCCTACTTCTCACCTCTTCCCTTTTTACATCACCTCATTTACTTCTTTGCCCTAAACGACCACGTGATGCGGAATACGGCCACTACGTCGCCGGCTTGGTCTAGGCCAGTGCTGGTGCACACTACGGTGCGCCCTTCACCCGTTGCGCGGCTTTCTGCCATGGCTTGCGCAATAGCGGCGCCATCAGTGCTGGTGAAGGCAATAAGGCCCACGGCTTTTTTAGTGAATTCAGCTTCCAGGCCCACTACCAGCATGGAGGTAGGCGAGCCGCTTTGCACGTGCATCATGGCCAGTAGGCCACTGGCCATTTCGGCGGCCATGCTCAGGCAAGCGAAGTAAATGCTGCCAAACGGGTTTTTTGTGAGGTACTTAAACGGCACCGTCACGGTAGCCTCCTGCACGGTTATGCTCCGGATGCGCAAGCCCGCCAGATACGCCATGGGCAGGCTGCGCAGCATAAACAGCCGCAGCTTCAACGGATTCTGGATGATCCGACGAAATTGCTCCATGCGGGGCGTATCAGCGGGAGCGGGAGTTGGCTGGGAGGTCATGCCGAAATATACCGAATTAGGTGAAGTTGTTAGGCAAGCCTACTTTCTACCTCTTTCTACTCTTCGGTAGGCCACTACTTGCGGCCAGCGCGCGGTGCTTTGCGGGGTTTGTCGTCGGCTGGATGCACGCTGAGTTCCTTGTAGCCGTAGGTGGCATCGGTTTCCCGACGGAAATCCAGCTCAGGAAGTTCTCCCAGCACTATTTCGGCGGTGGTATAAATGATGTTTCCATCCAGCAGATGCCCGCCAATAGTTCGGCCCGTGGAGTCAGCTACGGATAGATGCAAGTGGCTGCCATTCACCGACAGCGTCCCGACTAACGACACAATCTCAAAGTGGCCGTGGTACACTGTGGGTCCCTCTTGGTTAGCCAGGCGTAGCGTGGTGGTAGTCAGGCTCCCCACGCAGGTTAACACCGCACCGGCTTTCAGGTGCTGCCCTTCCACAAAGCGTAGTAGCTGCTGGCGTAAATCGTCGCCGGGGTGCAGGCGCAGGGCATGAGCCCGCATGGGTGAAGAAGCACTGGAAACGGCAAGTGGCCTAGCAGACATAGCAGGAGCAGATTGAGCCGAGGCAACCAACACCTGCAGTGCCAGCAGCCCCGTCAACAAAAATTGAATCATGAGGCCAAGGTAGCTTCCCTATGGGTTACCCCATCTTTCCAGCTACAGCAAAGCCCTCCTTCTAACTGCCCTAGGCTGGGCAGTTAGAAGGAGGGCTTTGCTGTATAGTGGCACTTGAGGCTAGGTGCTTACTTATTGAAGCTTACGTTGCCGTAGCGCACTTTAATGTTCACGTTGCCGCCCGCGCGGGTTGGCACACTACCAAAGCTGCCCTGCATGTCACTGGATGAGGCACTGCTTTCTTCTGAATCTACCCGCACCAAGCGTTTATCTACCAGCAGCTTGCCGTGCTCGGTGTTTACATCAAATTTGAACGCGGCCTCGTCGGGGAAATTCAGCTGGATTGTGCTGTACCCTCCGTCTACGTTGATCTGGCGGAAGTTTTTGCCCGTGCTGCGCACCTCGAAATTGGGGCAGAACTGCACGGTCATATCCAATTGGTTGCTGAGCTTATCAACGCTGAACTTGGAATAGCCCGAGGTGCCGCGCAAGTTGCTTACGTTGCCCAGGGCCACGTCGCCGTACTTGCTGTGTACGGTGAGGTCTTTTACCGTTCCAATGTCAATGTCCGAGGAGTTGTTGCGCAGGTCTACTACGTCGCCTGCCGTCAGGCGCAGCTTGGAGTAGGAAGCATCAATGCTGGCGGTACGCACATACGACATGGCACACTGGCCGTTATTTACGCGCACCAGGTTACGGCTGCCCTCGAGCCGGGCGGTGCGCAGGGTGCCATACTCTACGGCCAGGTCAGTAATGCCGCTTACGTCACCGGTCAGAATTACCTCCCCAAAGCTGTTATGCAGGTGCAGGGGCGTATTTTTGGGTACCCACACGGTGTAGTTCACCTCGTAGAGCTTGGTGCGGCTCCAGCACTCCCGCGGCATAGCACCAAAGCGCGACTTCACGCTGATGCCGTCGGTGGCAGGGTCTTTTTCAGCTACCTGCACGTTAATCATTTCCTGCAGCTGCTGAGCTTTTTCTTCCGTGTCGGAGCGGGTAATGATATCCACATCAGTCCGCACCTCGTTGCGGCTCCACACGTTTACCTGCACGCGACCATAGCGGGTATCCAGGGTATAAGGCTTACCCATGGCCTTGAACGTCCGGCTAAGCCTGCGGACTTTCTCTACCGTGGGGGCCTGGGCATCATCTTGGGGGCCTTGGGCGGTGCTGCCCTGGCAAATATTGTCGGGGCCGCTCTGGCCTTGGGGCCAAGCCGTGTCTTTGGGCTGAGGGTAGTAATGCACCGCCGGTCCCATGGCGGGGTCAGATGCAGTCTGTGCCCCTACCGGCCCCGCCACCACGGCCAGTAGCCCCACTATTGACAGCAGGCGCCACGGCCACAAACTTAGTACAGCACTATTACGAGGGGAGCTCATAGCTTACGGCATCCGGCGGCTGTCAGCCACCATGTACGGTTGATTGTGATAATCACGGATTCTTTCCCGCGTGCGCAACTGCTGGGTCAGCAGATCCAACCGGATCTGCAGGTTGCGGTTCATGGCTTCCAGCACTACATCTGGCTCGGGGTTGCGGTAAAGCTCTACTTTCAGCTGCCGATACGTTGAGTCGAGGGAGGTAAGCTCCTGGCGCCAATCGGCACGCGGGGCGGCGGGCATTTCGGCATCCAGGGTGGTTAGCTCCTGCTGGCGCTCCGTAATCTGGGCGGCGTAGTAAGACTCCATGCGTTGTACGGCACCTCCCAGGCGTTGCTCGGGGCCATCGGTAGCAGCCGTGGCAGTTAGGCCTGGGCCTTTGTAAAAGGTCTGGCTTTCCTGAGCATCCGGTGTTATCTGAGCGGCCAAGGCAGAAGTTGTAGCGCTTGCCCGCGTCCAGATGGTGGCGGGGTGCTGGGCTTGCCAGAAATAGCCGGCCATTACAATAGCAGCCACGGAAGCGGCAATGCCATAGGGCCAGGCCGTGCGGGCAGCGGGCGGCGTAGTGGGGGCCACAGGCGCCAGCGGCGCCAACGCTTCTTCAGGGTATAGGGCTACGATCCGCAACGGCGCTTCTTCCTCAGAGGAAACCGCTGGTGCGGTAAGGTCTAGTTCGATGTCGTCCCACAAGTTGGGGCGCGGCTCGAACGCGTCAAAGTCGGCGCGGTGGCGCTCAACAAAGGATTCAAGTCCGGTTTTCTTCTCGTTCATGTCAGGTGGTGAAGCGCTCTAGGCCACTATGCCCGGTATCGTCTGGAAGGGGTGGTGGGCGATACTAGGCCGCAGGCTAAAAACAATCAGGCGGAGTCTGGTACGCTGTCGAATACGTGTTACAGGCCGTGTTGGCGGGCCAATTCAAGTAATTTCTTGCGAGCCCGGCTGTATTGCGACTTCGAAGTAGATTCAGTGATATGCAAAATGCTGGCTATTTCGGCGTGGTCGTAGCCCTCCAGCAGGTACAACGACAGCACCACACGGTAGCCATCGGGGAGTTCCTGCACGCAGCGCCGTACTACATCGGCCCGCCACGAAAGGTCCT from Hymenobacter taeanensis encodes:
- a CDS encoding RidA family protein — protein: MASDATSSAHNSSRAPEPVGLYPHARRAGNLLFLSGVGPRQRGEKQVPGVELDTAGRIVAYDFERQCHAVFQNVRYILEEAGARWEDLVDVTVYLTNMRNDFPTYNRLYAQYFQSNQPCRTTVEVNCLPTPIAIELKCIAVIS
- a CDS encoding energy transducer TonB, with product MTPTFRRVTLALALSAVASASAFAQQKLKYPKQPAAEIYDAVEKPAVPLGGLDAYAQYLADKQQYPTAALQAGTQGTVNVTFVIEKTGSISNVTVAQPVAPELDAEAIRLIKAGPRWTPAQHRGGVVRQRVSIPITFQIPASAEGGTAGAAPAAGAGPTTQVVTPDKPARPVGGTDAFFEWIQQNQKYPALARQRKVEGRVMMEFIVQKDGSLAEIKPIKRMGSGLDEEAIRLIKAAPKWEPATYKGQPMKQKMVLPVVFQL
- a CDS encoding PaaI family thioesterase; amino-acid sequence: MTSQPTPAPADTPRMEQFRRIIQNPLKLRLFMLRSLPMAYLAGLRIRSITVQEATVTVPFKYLTKNPFGSIYFACLSMAAEMASGLLAMMHVQSGSPTSMLVVGLEAEFTKKAVGLIAFTSTDGAAIAQAMAESRATGEGRTVVCTSTGLDQAGDVVAVFRITWSFRAKK
- a CDS encoding MutS-related protein, producing the protein MPVSPATRTLSVSPAELFQENLAHYTEREAYFAGRHRLVALVRLLVFGGAAVGAWLLFSNGQVMAGFGLLFAAYLVFLGLVRWHTTVGYQREHHRLLAQLNRDEQLRLGGKLTSFDPGLRYLDTQHPYAADLDVFGSHSLFQLLNRSTSRLGQDWLAGWLLAPSPAAAVRERQQATAELAPDVAWQQEWQARAWHYARQESDPRQFAAWLQLPDFFAGKSWLLPLLVVLPLLTVGGLVALLNDYGPWYLFGGLLLTTFLNSRFKEQRAAYYQQATAMRDALRAAHDQLALFEQRDWQDAGLRRLHRTLQVAEGVTASQLLGWLARIAGWFSLRQNPAVAGTVNGLLLWDLWGMWQLERWKRRLGGKLEPLLEAAAELDALVSLAAFRAANPTYAEPGLSPEALEVSAEALGHPLIFDHQRITNDFRLSGLGQTAVITGSNMAGKSTFLRTVGLNMVLAQAGAVVAAHSFRCSPAQVYTAMRTNDNLAENTSSFYAELKRLRLLLDLAEAPEAAQLPVFYLLDEILKGTNSQDRHRGARALVHQLHKRPASGLISTHDLELAALEQELPGTVSNFSFNSFLEPDGTLRFDYHLTPGVCRAFNASQLMRLMGIMLE
- a CDS encoding DNA integrity scanning protein DisA nucleotide-binding domain protein; protein product: MLSPLPLISAPPVAFGHPLPLPDSYSIWPYQARFRQAAQVVATGIFEALDDDLDPYVLLLAIPADPHEETTTVCLEPEDCGFDAAAFTGAIARGQYLQLTSEWAPSDPEVMPEPVIQRRQHAMGLRRSVQEVLEELDNQGKRVSFAGFPIQIDRHFVIPVLQLNRKVMNSYPTLQPNRFYTDGRVLPHSLLKAAIVRFNEECLKSLTEPEPGSGLLVRPRDTDELIRAAGQLFMDTPAQDIGMNPSMAKLFATCNTISSLRYEGAEGVGKMMLARRGHPNLTEIFALTCPTPLTDYRAVRKLLEMTTEDVSLLADAENVYALGRQVGHYDTTREDLFVINFVNHYAWEFQHDGHVLMRAHYGLPSLPRTHLNRNKFRRDLKRTFQLTDLDKVERLWDVVQEASRQKHGTLLVITTEALAEADRLKLQCTLIEPVPLTPLITSLVTAIDGAVLLDPDAYCYSIGVILDGKASGHGNSTRGARFNSAVRYVDSSPYPCIAIVVSEDGLVDVVTKESLREE
- a CDS encoding PPC domain-containing DNA-binding protein, with the translated sequence MIQFLLTGLLALQVLVASAQSAPAMSARPLAVSSASSPMRAHALRLHPGDDLRQQLLRFVEGQHLKAGAVLTCVGSLTTTTLRLANQEGPTVYHGHFEIVSLVGTLSVNGSHLHLSVADSTGRTIGGHLLDGNIIYTTAEIVLGELPELDFRRETDATYGYKELSVHPADDKPRKAPRAGRK
- a CDS encoding DUF4097 family beta strand repeat-containing protein, whose protein sequence is MSSPRNSAVLSLWPWRLLSIVGLLAVVAGPVGAQTASDPAMGPAVHYYPQPKDTAWPQGQSGPDNICQGSTAQGPQDDAQAPTVEKVRRLSRTFKAMGKPYTLDTRYGRVQVNVWSRNEVRTDVDIITRSDTEEKAQQLQEMINVQVAEKDPATDGISVKSRFGAMPRECWSRTKLYEVNYTVWVPKNTPLHLHNSFGEVILTGDVSGITDLAVEYGTLRTARLEGSRNLVRVNNGQCAMSYVRTASIDASYSKLRLTAGDVVDLRNNSSDIDIGTVKDLTVHSKYGDVALGNVSNLRGTSGYSKFSVDKLSNQLDMTVQFCPNFEVRSTGKNFRQINVDGGYSTIQLNFPDEAAFKFDVNTEHGKLLVDKRLVRVDSEESSASSSDMQGSFGSVPTRAGGNVNIKVRYGNVSFNK